In the genome of Candida dubliniensis CD36 chromosome 3, complete sequence, the window TTGTAGTCACGTGCAAACTCTACTATTATTAGATTCACGCTCTTTTACAATGCCACGTTAACAACAAGGAAACAATATAACAAAGGAAAAACGGGACacacaaacaacaacaatatatGAACAATAATTCTTTACTTTCATGgttgataataaagatCCATGAATTCgttaaacaatttattaccataaattaaattactAAACACAAGTTCAGAAATAACTAATTCCAAACGATATGACcgaaaatttcatttaaatcaaataagtCACGTGAGGGGGCTGGTTTAAATGTAGGAAAAAAGGGGGTTATTACTTGacaaccaccaaaaaaaaaaagggagTAAGTAAGAAATCTATTCGATGATGCAagattaagaaaaaaagaagacaCAAAAGAGGAATAgtctcatcatcatcttcttcttcttcttgctcggaaaaaaaaacacaacaacaacaacacaagaaaaaagaaaaaagcaacgagtcattttttttagcaCAAAATACAcgatcaattgattttcataCACaatacttcttcttcctaAAGTTGTGTGTCCCTTTCTCTATTTTacttaataataattgatattttctGTCtcttattttctttcttttttttttttttttttttaactttttCCTCTATATTTTTTCACATCTTTTCGTTAACTGTATTGATAGTTTGttctactactactacttccATTCAAGTCTAATCAAACTATAGCTTCTATAGACAACTCATCAGTTCTTACTTATTTCCCAAACTTtccccaaaaaaattttttttttttcttgtttttagctatatttttaatatcGAACACGGGAAAGAGAGAAGGGATATAgatcaacttttttttttttgtttggaCACCAACATATAGacatacacatacacatacaAACACATCCttgctttttttcttttttgtcaAATAAACCAGAACTGTCGTTaattttgatcaatattttcGTTTTGTTTTAGTTTGCATTtcgttgtttttttttttatttcaacttttaactaattattattgcttCATCAATTACAATGCTATCGTCGGTggttttttcaattttaacaTTGATACTTTCTTGCTTTGTATCAACTACTGAAGCCAGAAGGAAACTTTCAGCCACTTCTTTGGTCACATGTATGGACAATTCCCAAATTTCTCCCAGTTATTTCAATGTCACATTTAATCCTGATGACAGATCTTTACGGTATGCCCTTGATTTGACTACTTCGATTAGTGGATATATTACTGCTCATGTTCAAGTTTATGCTTATGggtttttaattattgaaaaagatataAATGTATGTTCATTGGGTTGGAAACAGTTTTGTCCTATTTACCCTGGTGCATTACAAGTTGATTCAGTTCAATATATTAGTTCTGAATACACTAAACAAATTCCAGGAATTGCTTATCAAGTGCCCGATATTGATGCCGTGGTGAAACTTGTTGTCAAGGAAAGAGATTCTCAAGAAACATTATCTTGTTTACAAGCCAATTTCTCAAATGGTAAGACCATTAGTCAAACCGGGGTCAAATGGGCTACAGCATGTATTGCTGGTTTAGGATTAATAGTTGCTGCCATGTTGTCCACTTTTGGTAATTCCAACGCTGCTTCACATATTTCTGCCAATTCATTATCGCTTTTCCTTTATTTCCAAAGTGTGGTTGTTGTATCGATGCAAGCTGTTGAAAGAGTCCCACCTATTGCAAGTGCATGGTCAGAAAATTTAGCTTGGTCAATGGGGTTAATTCGTATTCAATTTAtgcaaaatatttttaggTGGTACATACAACTGACGGGAGGTTCACCAACAACGTATTTTATATCAACTACCAAACAAGTTTTAGTACAAAAGCACAAAAGATCATTAGATTATGTTGCTGGTGTTGCTAAAAGATCATTAGAATATGCCTTACGTTCACACAGTAATTTATATGTGTTGCGTGgtattaaaagaattgggTACAATTCCAAAATTGAACCAACATCTATTGTGGCCACTGGTTACACTTGGTTTGTCTTGATTGGTTATTTGTTAGTAGTATTAATGGTATTGGTGAAATCGGTGATTGTATTGTTGACTCGtgccaaaaaaatcaatccTAGAACTTTTAATTCATTCCGTGGAAGTTTCccaaatttaattaaaggATCTCTTTTAAGATATATTGCTATTGGATCTactcaattgataatattttcattgtGGGAATTCACTCAAAATGATTCACCAGCTATGGTTGTTTTAGCGGTATTGTTtgtgttgttattattgggAGTATTAGGATGGTCATATTTCAATGTTATGAGAATTGGGAAACAATCCATTAGAAGCTATAATAACCCAGCAGCATTATTATATGGTGATAATAAAGTATTACAAAAATGGGGGTTCTGTTATACAATGTTTCATGCCAACAAGTACTGGTTTGGTGTTGTTCTTATGGGGTATAATGTTTTCAAAGCATTATTTATTGCCTTTTGTCAAGATGCTGGGAAAGTTTCTGTTTTACCAGTTTTTGTTGCTGATTTGGCTTATAccatttatttaatttggACTGGACCATATTTGAATAAACCAACAAATGTCATTAATTATATGATGTCGATTGTGACCAccattaattcatttttgtttttgtttttctccGATTTATTTGGTCAACCTGCTCCTGTAGCATCAATTATGGGATGggtatttttcattttaaatGCCGCATTctcattgattttattgattttggttattgtgtttgtattattatcagtGGTGTCGAAGAACCCTGATGCTAGATTTGCTCCTGCTAAAGATGATAGATTTTCTTTCCAAAGGAAATCTTCAATCAAACACAGAAGTTTTACAGAAAAGAATGCTTCTGGTAACAAagatggtggtgatgaagaattgacAGCATTGGGAGTAGCAGCACAAGATCATTCAGCTGATTGGGAATCACAAATGTATAAACTCAATGATTTATCTttagatgaagaagatgattcAAGAACAAATCAAGATTTTGTGAGACCAGATAATGCTAATGAACTAACATCAGATTATGATGAaggagaagaagatgaagataataCTCGTATTGCCACTGACGAcgataaaaataaaaaattggcAGCCAAAtggaaatcaaaaatatccAGAAAATtatcgaaaaaaaaatcagttaaaaacaaaaatgatACAACCACTGTAAGAAGATTGAGTGATACATtgattaatgatgaaagaGATTCAAATGAAAGACGCgaagaaaatgatgaattgacaccaataacaaatccatataatcaatcaacagCATTTAATAATCATAAACGTGCGCAATCTACAACTTCaactttatcaaataaCAACCCAACAAATACCAAAggatttatataaatataagtcaaccccccccccccccccctttttttttttatgtatTGTATTAATAGAGTTTATGATTTAAttcctatttttttttttttttttttctccatAGTTTAGGAATTGGTTTTAGTATcttgattttaaaattttcttgatagttattattattattattatgtcgggtatattgaaaaaaatttaacaataaaacaaagatTTCATTTCAAACAAGACAAAAACGATTCATCTCTACTCCATATCATCCCAAAATCCTTCAATTTGtgttaatatttgattagATATTTTTCTATCTATTGTTGATAACCATAAATGAACTTTTTGAGTCCAAGTTATATCTTGTAAAAATTCTTCCATATCAGGGTTTTCTCTTTCATTGGCCTTATTATACAGTTTTaccaattgattaaaatcTATTGGTGATATAAgtttattcaataaatcagCTGATAATGCAATGGCTCGACTTATTAAATGTACATCGGCTTCACGATATACATAATTTTCATTGACTTCAATTTTAGTAGCCCAAGAATCTTTAAACATATCAGGGGTTTCACTAGTAGAAAATCGTAAATTTAAAGGTGTCAGAGTGGTTAAATAAGGAATGGTTTGAATTATACCAGGGTTAAcaatattatataatttattttcaaaccATTGAGTAGTAGAATCTTCAGCAATTAATGGAGATATTGgtcttgataaatttggatcacattgaatttgaatttgttggAAAATTAAATCCAGTGAAGTAAATTGATggaaaatttgttgttttaaatcCATTGGTAATATACATTCAAATAATCCTCCAACAAATGTATGAGGCatataaaaatcaaatttccTTTTGGCATATTTTTTACGTCGAGCCATTTTATAACAAACTAAATTTCTTGATTCCCATGTTAATGAAGCTTGAGGATCAGTTGTCATTAAATCTTGTTGAtgtaaatttttatttttaccAGTATATTCTAACCATTTGCCATTAGTCAATTTCTCCAAttgtaaatcaaattttttacGTAATAATCGTGTTAATTTATTCCCCTTATACATGATAAACCCAAATATACCAATCATAAATTCATCAGtttcttcaatattatcTTGAATTTCTGGATCTCCAATTGTGTCAtgatttgataat includes:
- a CDS encoding FAD transporter, putative (Similar to S. cerevisiae FLC3), translated to MLSSVVFSILTLILSCFVSTTEARRKLSATSLVTCMDNSQISPSYFNVTFNPDDRSLRYALDLTTSISGYITAHVQVYAYGFLIIEKDINVCSLGWKQFCPIYPGALQVDSVQYISSEYTKQIPGIAYQVPDIDAVVKLVVKERDSQETLSCLQANFSNGKTISQTGVKWATACIAGLGLIVAAMLSTFGNSNAASHISANSLSLFLYFQSVVVVSMQAVERVPPIASAWSENLAWSMGLIRIQFMQNIFRWYIQSTGGSPTTYFISTTKQVLVQKHKRSLDYVAGVAKRSLEYALRSHSNLYVLRGIKRIGYNSKIEPTSIVATGYTWFVLIGYLLVVLMVLVKSVIVLLTRAKKINPRTFNSFRGSFPNLIKGSLLRYIAIGSTQLIIFSLWEFTQNDSPAMVVLAVLFVLLLLGVLGWSYFNVMRIGKQSIRSYNNPAALLYGDNKVLQKWGFCYTMFHANKYWFGVVLMGYNVFKALFIAFCQDAGKVSVLPVFVADLAYTIYLIWTGPYLNKPTNVINYMMSIVTTINSFLFLFFSDLFGQPAPVASIMGWVFFILNAAFSLILLILVIVFVLLSVVSKNPDARFAPAKDDRFSFQRKSSIKHRSFTEKNASGNKDGGDEELTALGVAAQDHSADWESQMYKLNDLSLDEEDDSRTNQDFVRPDNANELTSDYDEGEEDEDNTRIATDDDKNKKLAAKWKSKISRKLSKKKSVKNKNDTTTVRRLSDTLINDERDSNERREENDELTPITNPYNQSTAFNNHKRAQSTTSTLSNNNPTNTKGFI